From a region of the Corallococcus macrosporus genome:
- a CDS encoding DNA gyrase/topoisomerase IV subunit A yields the protein MLAEAETKSRKKQGGPAGGGGKGGGGASGAGGGDGLPAGLAEEARRRYLNYALSVITSRALPDVRDGLKPVQRRILYGMWNDLNLSFDTKYQKCAQVVGAIMGRYHPHGDTAIYDALVRMAQDFSLRYPLVDGHGNFGSLDGDSAAAYRYTECRLEKLATELLGELESKTVRFRPNYDGTREEPVVIPARVPQLLMNGTTGIAVGMATNIPPHHLGELVDALLALIADPELQTKDLLKWIKGPDFPTGGQILNDKKELREIYETGQGSVRIRGEYKLEELKRGGQMIVVTSIPYTVNKSTLVAKIGELVRERKLPLITDVRDESTKDVRIVLELKKDANPELVMAYLYKHTPLQTNFGVNLTCLVPSDNPDVGTPKRLDLKSILRYFLDFRLEIVTKRFEHELAELKRRVHILEGFEKAYDALDEIIRIIRQSEGKQDAAQKLMARFKMDEIQVDAILEMRLYKLARLEILIVQKELKEKRAEIKRIEGILKDVKKRWAVIHDELSGLKAAYTDKRRTRIGGAGAEEMEFSAEAFIADEDAHVVITRDGWIKRVREVKDPSTTRLREGDAVMAVLAGSLKANLVLFSNFGTAYVTRFNDVPASTGYGDPVQKLFKFDDGERVVGALSQDARLPQPEKLVAVTRQGLGLRFLLAPHTEVSTRAGRRYAKTGEGDEIIGTQPVGDKDLLAVLTEKTNALVCKVAEINELAGPGKGVQVIKVDEGDKVVDFLAAPASQKDATLEFETQKGRKLHLSPGKFSVTARGGKGHEMSKRDTVKEVARPVTFVPLPEKKE from the coding sequence ATGCTCGCAGAAGCCGAAACGAAGTCGCGCAAGAAGCAGGGAGGCCCGGCAGGGGGCGGAGGCAAGGGAGGCGGCGGCGCGTCCGGCGCCGGCGGCGGGGACGGTCTGCCCGCGGGCCTGGCCGAGGAAGCGCGCCGCCGCTACCTCAACTACGCCCTGTCGGTCATCACCTCGCGCGCCCTGCCGGACGTGCGCGACGGCCTCAAGCCGGTGCAGCGCCGCATCCTCTACGGCATGTGGAACGACCTGAACCTGTCGTTCGACACGAAGTACCAGAAGTGCGCGCAGGTCGTGGGCGCCATCATGGGCCGCTACCACCCGCACGGCGACACGGCCATCTACGACGCGCTCGTGCGCATGGCGCAGGACTTCTCCCTGCGCTACCCGCTGGTGGACGGCCACGGCAACTTCGGCTCGCTGGACGGCGACTCCGCCGCCGCCTACCGCTACACCGAGTGCCGCCTGGAGAAGCTGGCCACGGAGCTGTTGGGTGAGCTGGAGAGCAAGACGGTCCGCTTCCGCCCCAACTACGACGGCACCCGCGAGGAGCCCGTCGTCATCCCGGCGCGCGTCCCGCAGTTGCTGATGAACGGCACCACCGGCATCGCGGTGGGCATGGCCACCAACATCCCGCCCCACCACCTGGGCGAGCTGGTGGACGCGCTGCTGGCGCTCATCGCGGATCCGGAGCTGCAGACCAAGGACCTGCTCAAGTGGATCAAGGGGCCGGACTTCCCCACCGGCGGGCAGATCCTCAACGACAAGAAGGAGCTGCGGGAGATCTACGAGACGGGTCAGGGCTCCGTCCGCATCCGCGGTGAGTACAAGCTGGAGGAGCTCAAGCGCGGCGGTCAGATGATCGTCGTCACGTCCATCCCGTACACGGTGAACAAGTCCACGCTCGTCGCGAAGATTGGCGAGCTGGTGCGCGAGCGCAAGCTGCCGCTCATCACCGACGTGCGCGACGAGTCCACCAAGGACGTGCGCATCGTGCTGGAGCTCAAGAAGGACGCCAACCCCGAGCTGGTGATGGCGTACCTCTACAAGCACACGCCCCTGCAGACGAACTTCGGCGTGAACCTCACGTGCCTCGTGCCCTCGGACAACCCGGACGTGGGCACGCCCAAGCGGTTGGACCTCAAGTCCATCCTCCGCTACTTCCTCGACTTCCGCCTGGAGATCGTGACGAAGCGGTTCGAGCACGAGCTGGCGGAGCTCAAGCGGCGCGTCCACATCCTCGAGGGCTTCGAGAAGGCCTACGACGCGCTGGATGAGATCATCCGGATCATCCGCCAGTCCGAGGGCAAGCAGGACGCGGCCCAGAAGCTGATGGCGCGCTTCAAGATGGACGAAATCCAGGTGGACGCCATCCTGGAGATGCGCCTCTACAAGCTGGCCCGCCTGGAGATCCTCATCGTCCAGAAGGAGCTCAAGGAGAAGCGCGCGGAGATCAAGCGCATCGAGGGCATCCTCAAGGACGTGAAGAAGCGCTGGGCCGTCATCCACGACGAGCTGTCCGGCCTCAAGGCCGCGTACACCGACAAGCGCCGCACGCGCATTGGCGGCGCGGGCGCCGAGGAGATGGAGTTCTCCGCGGAGGCGTTCATCGCGGACGAGGACGCCCACGTCGTGATCACCCGCGACGGGTGGATCAAGCGCGTGCGCGAGGTGAAGGACCCGTCCACCACGCGTCTGCGCGAGGGCGACGCGGTGATGGCGGTGCTCGCCGGCAGCCTGAAGGCGAACCTGGTGCTGTTCAGCAACTTCGGCACCGCCTACGTCACCCGCTTCAACGACGTGCCGGCCTCCACCGGCTACGGCGACCCGGTGCAGAAGCTGTTCAAGTTCGACGACGGCGAGCGCGTGGTGGGCGCCCTGTCCCAGGACGCCCGCCTGCCCCAGCCGGAGAAGCTGGTGGCGGTGACGCGCCAGGGTCTGGGCCTGCGCTTCCTGCTGGCGCCGCACACGGAAGTGTCCACCCGCGCCGGCCGCCGCTACGCGAAGACGGGCGAGGGCGACGAGATCATCGGCACCCAGCCGGTGGGCGACAAGGACCTGCTCGCCGTCCTCACGGAGAAGACCAACGCCCTCGTCTGCAAGGTGGCGGAGATCAATGAGCTGGCCGGCCCGGGCAAGGGCGTCCAGGTCATCAAGGTGGACGAGGGCGACAAGGTGGTGGACTTCCTCGCGGCGCCGGCCAGTCAGAAGGACGCCACGCTGGAGTTCGAGACGCAGAAGGGCCGCAAGCTGCACCTGTCACCGGGGAAGTTCTCGGTGACGGCACGTGGCGGCAAGGGCCATGAGATGTCCAAGCGCGACACGGTGAAGGAGGTGGCGCGTCCCGTCACCTTCGTGCCGCTGCCGGAGAAGAAGGAGTAG